Proteins encoded within one genomic window of Vairimorpha necatrix chromosome 3, complete sequence:
- a CDS encoding putative SP-containing protein — MFLLLSTSLIACSVISRNLRNALSNGELIFRMYSKNHSFDNVAEVRFVRKLNVNNKSNNLSIPLSTRQVVGTDPHKIYYEDFLFNFQATTIKSPRIHEIAYSPFYQLNINNESLELQLKKPENQYKLFCEKVLIPKLFYNPSDAFVFKIFYLKNLIYDLQDTRSPFHKAVTGILKDLQYFVDINDIKIFIEEILIKKSFLFSKMVQNSEDETASKFLIGLITDFYNLKNLYKEVKINGNAKDFIITKFKLDENLIKDKKSDKQFSINDKLFKFVVENDKNQNILIPFEVKQKDEKILFEFDHQMLREKNIESLELEFIENETDEIISKNINVPIDIETDESEYIYLHMIEE; from the coding sequence ATGTTTTTACTTCTCTCTACTTCTTTGATAGCATGTTCTGTTATTTCCAGGAACCTAAGAAATGCGTTAAGTAACGGGGAACTTATATTCAGGATGTATTCTAAAAATCATTCTTTTGATAATGTGGCTGAAGTTAGGTTTGTTAGAAAATTAAACGTCAATAACAAGTCCAATAATCTTAGTATTCCATTATCCACAAGGCAAGTTGTGGGAACCGACCCCCATAAGATCTATTATGAAgatttcttatttaatttcCAGGCAACTACTATAAAAAGTCCTAGAATTCATGAAATAGCCTATTCGCCGTTTTATCAGTTAAATATCAATAACGAATCTTTAGAattacaattaaaaaagccagaaaatcaatataaattattctgCGAGAAAGTTCTTATTCCTAAACTATTTTATAATCCAAGCGATGCCttcgtttttaaaatattttacttaaaaaatttgatctATGATTTGCAGGATACTCGATCTCCATTTCACAAAGCTGTAACTGGTATACTAAAagatttacaatattttgtGGACATcaatgatataaaaatttttattgaagaaattttgattaaaaaatcattctTGTTTTCTAAAATGGTACAAAATAGTGAAGATGAAACTGCAAGTAAGTTTTTAATCGGGTTAATAACTGATTTTTacaatctaaaaaatttatataaagaaGTAAAAATCAATGGAAATgcaaaagattttattattactaaatttaaactggatgaaaatttaataaaagataaaaaatctgATAAACAGTTTAGTATCAAcgataaattatttaaatttgttgtggagaatgataaaaatcaaaatattctaaTACCATTCGAGGttaaacaaaaagatgaaaaaattctatttgAATTTGATCATCAAATGTTGAGagaaaaaaacattgaATCTTTAGAAttagaatttattgaaaacGAAACTGATGAAATTATTtcgaaaaatataaatgttcCTATTGATATTGAAACTGACGAATCGGAATATATCTATTTACATATGATTGAAGAATAA